In Prochlorococcus marinus str. MIT 1214, one DNA window encodes the following:
- the pyrH gene encoding UMP kinase encodes MTYSRALIKLSGEALMGEKPYGIDPEIVQSIANDVSKVVENGTQIAIVVGGGNIFRGLKGSAAGMDRATADYVGMLATVMNAITLQDGLERAGVPTRVQSAIDMQQIAEPYIRRRAIRHLEKGRVVVFGGGCGNPFFTTDTTAALRAAEINAEVVFKATKVDGVYDRDPKKFSDAVKYDNLTFQEVLANEIGVMDSTAIALCKDNKIPIVVFNIFQPGNIAKAISGEPIGSRISNSS; translated from the coding sequence ATGACATACTCTAGAGCACTTATAAAACTCAGTGGTGAAGCTCTTATGGGAGAAAAACCTTATGGAATTGATCCTGAAATTGTTCAATCTATTGCCAACGATGTTTCAAAAGTGGTTGAAAATGGCACGCAAATAGCAATTGTGGTTGGCGGTGGAAATATTTTTCGAGGTCTGAAAGGATCTGCTGCAGGAATGGATAGGGCCACTGCTGACTATGTAGGGATGCTTGCAACCGTAATGAATGCAATCACACTTCAAGATGGATTAGAAAGAGCTGGAGTACCAACAAGAGTTCAATCCGCTATTGACATGCAGCAGATTGCAGAACCATACATAAGAAGAAGAGCAATAAGACATCTTGAGAAGGGTAGAGTAGTAGTCTTTGGAGGTGGGTGCGGCAATCCATTTTTCACAACTGATACCACTGCTGCTCTTAGGGCCGCCGAAATCAACGCGGAAGTTGTTTTCAAAGCCACGAAAGTTGATGGGGTTTACGATCGAGATCCAAAGAAATTTTCTGATGCAGTCAAATATGACAATCTCACCTTTCAAGAAGTATTAGCCAACGAAATAGGAGTAATGGATAGCACTGCTATTGCTCTTTGCAAAGATAATAAAATCCCTATAGTTGTTTTTAATATTTTCCAACCTGGGAATATTGCTAAGGCTATTTCTGGCGAACCCATTGGATCAAGAATATCTAATTCAAGTTAA
- a CDS encoding NAD(P)/FAD-dependent oxidoreductase, whose translation MTIIDVAIIGGGASGNTAAFHLARKSKNVCILEKNISSLERTCGGGMSAAVQNWFPFKLLPIVDEVITSVEFSWCSTDKVVAELSGSSPFWIVKREKLDKFLLDQALNSGCSLLTTFNVVDIKKISNIWQITALDGRQIEAKAVVIADGSQSPWPKTFNLGPNQQKFASAFSGRIKRKGNLRSKTARFEFGLVKNGFAWAFPLKNEVNIGMGTFLDNKHSIPVEEILKAFLPDLGFTPSEVIGHEKKLRVWNGHCKLNGEGILLVGDAASLCDPFLAEGLRPALMSGFEAAKSLIYWLDGEVNSLDAYTKTMQRNWGDSMAWGKRISQVFYRFPKVGYQLGVKRPTAPKRIAQILSGEMNYEDIAKRVIKRLLFQNQSS comes from the coding sequence TTGACCATCATAGATGTTGCAATTATTGGAGGGGGAGCCTCAGGCAATACTGCTGCATTTCATCTAGCTAGAAAAAGTAAAAATGTATGTATTCTTGAAAAAAATATTTCCTCTCTAGAGAGAACCTGCGGTGGGGGCATGTCTGCTGCAGTGCAAAATTGGTTTCCTTTTAAACTTTTACCAATAGTTGATGAAGTGATAACAAGTGTAGAATTTAGTTGGTGCAGTACCGACAAAGTGGTTGCTGAGCTCTCTGGGTCTTCTCCTTTTTGGATAGTCAAACGTGAAAAGCTCGATAAATTCCTATTAGATCAAGCACTAAATTCTGGTTGTAGTTTATTGACTACTTTTAATGTAGTCGATATAAAAAAAATATCTAATATCTGGCAGATTACCGCTCTTGATGGGAGACAAATAGAGGCAAAAGCAGTTGTTATCGCTGATGGATCTCAATCACCATGGCCTAAAACGTTTAATTTAGGTCCCAATCAACAAAAATTCGCATCCGCTTTCTCAGGAAGAATTAAAAGAAAGGGAAATTTGAGGAGTAAAACGGCTAGATTCGAATTTGGCTTAGTAAAGAATGGTTTTGCATGGGCCTTTCCATTAAAAAATGAAGTAAATATTGGGATGGGAACTTTTCTAGATAATAAACATTCAATTCCAGTTGAAGAAATACTTAAAGCCTTTCTTCCTGATTTAGGTTTTACCCCTTCAGAAGTAATTGGTCATGAAAAGAAATTAAGAGTATGGAATGGCCACTGCAAATTAAACGGAGAAGGAATTCTTCTGGTTGGAGATGCCGCCTCACTATGTGATCCCTTTTTAGCAGAGGGGTTAAGACCTGCTTTGATGAGTGGGTTTGAAGCTGCAAAAAGCCTTATTTATTGGCTGGATGGAGAAGTCAATTCTTTAGATGCCTATACAAAAACAATGCAAAGAAATTGGGGGGATTCGATGGCTTGGGGTAAAAGAATTTCTCAAGTTTTTTATCGTTTCCCAAAAGTTGGATACCAATTAGGTGTAAAAAGGCCAACTGCTCCAAAAAGAATTGCACAAATTCTTTCAGGTGAGATGAATTATGAAGACATAGCAAAAAGAGTAATCAAAAGATTACTCTTTCAAAATCAAAGCTCATAG
- a CDS encoding transaldolase: MESLLNQLSSMTVVVADTGDLEAIKKFHPRDATTNPSLILAAAQIPAYQSLIDQALTTSREMLGASASTSDVVKEALDELCVVFGKEILKLIPGRVSTEVDARLSFDTDATIAKARKIIAKYNQDGIPNDRVLIKIASTWEGIKAAEVLEKENIHCNLTLLFNFYQAVACAEAGVTLISPFVGRILDWYKSATGRDSYPATEDPGVVSVTKIFNYFKSNGYKTEVMGASFRNIEEITELAGCDLLTISPKLLQQLNETYSDLPIKLNPKKPLLIEETIHLDQTSFELMMAGDKMATEKLDEGISGFSKAIDKLENQLNERLEYIEEGIALTL; this comes from the coding sequence ATGGAATCCCTTCTTAATCAGTTATCTTCAATGACTGTGGTGGTGGCTGATACTGGTGATCTTGAAGCGATCAAAAAGTTTCATCCTAGAGACGCTACGACAAATCCTTCTTTAATTCTGGCGGCCGCACAAATCCCTGCTTATCAAAGTTTGATTGATCAAGCACTTACTACTTCAAGAGAAATGTTAGGAGCCAGTGCTTCCACTTCTGATGTGGTTAAGGAGGCTTTGGATGAACTTTGTGTTGTCTTTGGCAAAGAGATTTTGAAATTAATTCCTGGCCGTGTTTCAACAGAGGTTGATGCAAGACTAAGTTTTGACACTGATGCCACTATTGCAAAAGCAAGAAAAATAATTGCTAAATATAATCAGGATGGCATTCCTAACGACCGTGTTTTAATCAAAATTGCTTCTACTTGGGAGGGAATAAAAGCTGCTGAGGTATTAGAAAAAGAGAATATTCACTGCAATCTAACTTTATTGTTTAATTTTTATCAAGCAGTTGCTTGTGCTGAGGCAGGTGTAACGCTTATTTCACCCTTCGTTGGAAGGATTTTAGATTGGTACAAATCTGCTACAGGAAGAGATTCTTATCCAGCGACTGAAGATCCAGGGGTCGTTTCTGTGACAAAAATATTTAATTATTTCAAGTCAAATGGTTATAAGACAGAGGTTATGGGAGCAAGTTTCAGGAATATAGAGGAAATAACCGAGCTTGCAGGATGTGATTTGTTGACGATTTCTCCTAAATTACTTCAGCAACTTAATGAAACATATTCGGACTTGCCAATTAAGTTAAATCCAAAAAAACCTTTATTGATTGAAGAGACAATTCATTTAGACCAGACATCTTTTGAACTAATGATGGCTGGAGATAAAATGGCTACGGAAAAACTTGATGAAGGAATTAGCGGTTTTAGTAAAGCAATTGATAAATTAGAAAATCAATTGAACGAAAGACTTGAGTATATTGAAGAAGGGATTGCCCTAACTCTATGA
- the frr gene encoding ribosome recycling factor — translation MSNQELKNTMSKSVEAAQRNFNTIRTGRANTSLLDRISVEYYGADTPLKSLATITTPDSQTIAIQPFDLGSLASIEKAIATSDLGFTPNNDGKIIRINVPPLTEERRKEFCKLASKYAEEGKVALRNIRRDAIERVKKSEKDGDLSEDQSRDEQETIQKETDNFIKDIENKLSEKEAEILKV, via the coding sequence ATGTCAAACCAAGAGCTAAAAAACACAATGAGCAAATCTGTTGAAGCAGCTCAGAGAAATTTCAATACCATCAGGACGGGAAGAGCAAATACGTCTTTATTAGACAGAATATCAGTCGAATACTACGGAGCTGATACCCCACTAAAGTCACTTGCAACTATCACTACACCTGACTCTCAAACGATAGCAATTCAACCCTTCGACTTGGGTTCATTAGCTTCAATTGAAAAAGCAATTGCTACAAGTGATCTAGGTTTTACTCCAAACAACGATGGTAAAATAATTCGTATCAATGTTCCACCTTTAACTGAAGAGCGTAGAAAAGAATTTTGCAAACTCGCATCCAAATATGCAGAGGAAGGGAAAGTTGCCCTAAGGAACATACGGCGTGATGCAATAGAGAGAGTCAAAAAATCTGAAAAGGATGGTGATCTTTCCGAGGATCAAAGCAGAGATGAACAAGAAACAATCCAGAAAGAGACGGATAATTTCATTAAAGATATTGAAAATAAACTTTCTGAGAAAGAGGCTGAGATTTTAAAGGTTTGA
- the cobO gene encoding cob(I)yrinic acid a,c-diamide adenosyltransferase, translating to MKNNVPKEDSRLNKLDKSAEKIGMGGNLIQNITEEKYRERMKKRKEVQTQRLNERKKEKGLIIINTGQGKGKTTAALGMGIRTIGHKHKVAIIQFIKGGWEPGESLALKIFGDKLKFHACGEGFTWETQDRKKDINLVKSSWRKAVSYIKDPDYKLIILDEIIIAIKLGYIDEDEVINGINLRPELTHVVLTGRGASEKLIDSADLVTEMKLIHHPFREQGVKAQEGIEY from the coding sequence ATGAAAAATAATGTTCCTAAAGAAGATTCAAGACTTAATAAACTAGATAAAAGTGCAGAAAAAATAGGAATGGGTGGAAATTTAATACAAAATATTACCGAAGAAAAATATCGAGAAAGGATGAAAAAAAGGAAAGAAGTTCAAACACAAAGATTAAATGAAAGAAAGAAAGAAAAAGGTCTAATAATAATTAACACTGGACAAGGTAAAGGTAAAACTACAGCAGCTCTTGGGATGGGAATAAGAACTATTGGACACAAGCACAAAGTTGCAATAATTCAATTTATCAAAGGTGGATGGGAACCAGGTGAATCATTAGCTTTGAAAATATTTGGGGACAAATTAAAGTTTCATGCCTGCGGGGAGGGCTTCACATGGGAAACACAAGACAGAAAAAAAGATATAAATTTAGTCAAATCAAGTTGGAGAAAGGCGGTCTCTTATATTAAAGACCCAGATTATAAACTTATAATTTTAGACGAAATCATTATTGCGATAAAACTTGGATATATAGATGAAGATGAAGTTATTAATGGCATAAATTTGCGCCCTGAGCTTACACATGTGGTTTTGACTGGAAGAGGGGCTTCAGAAAAATTAATCGATTCAGCTGATCTTGTGACAGAAATGAAATTAATCCACCATCCCTTTAGAGAGCAGGGAGTAAAAGCACAAGAAGGAATTGAATATTAA